In Salinigranum marinum, one DNA window encodes the following:
- a CDS encoding inorganic phosphate transporter — protein MFSLLLVIGLVVAAFVGFNVGGSNTGVAFGPAVGSGAVSKLVAGVLMTAFAFLGGWTVGRRVVTTLGSNLVAGDPFTLPVSIGVLFFIGGALFVSNVFGVPASTSMTAVGAIAGLGLARNALATDVVLEIVSWWIVAPLIAFWVSGVVGRYGYDAIEARLAIGGDGGSLFTVDTDGTIPTPELTDGTTPREATGGVLVVGIACFMAFSAGASNVANAVAPLVGSGQLTMNAGIILAAGAIGLGAVTIARRTLDTMGDGLTDLPLAAALVVAVVSATLVTALSAIGIPASFVVIATMSTVGLGWGRATRAEGRLLVEADDVVQGMTDPDVAVGDLYRPWATLRVVALQNAVPAVATVGAYLLFSAW, from the coding sequence GTGTTTTCGCTCCTCCTCGTCATCGGGCTCGTGGTCGCCGCCTTCGTCGGTTTCAACGTCGGTGGCTCGAACACCGGTGTCGCGTTCGGCCCGGCCGTCGGCAGTGGAGCGGTCTCGAAGCTCGTCGCCGGCGTCCTCATGACCGCGTTCGCGTTCTTGGGGGGTTGGACCGTCGGCCGCCGCGTGGTCACCACGCTCGGGAGCAACCTCGTCGCCGGCGATCCCTTCACCCTCCCGGTGAGCATCGGCGTGCTCTTTTTCATCGGTGGCGCGCTGTTCGTCTCGAACGTCTTCGGCGTGCCGGCGTCGACGTCGATGACCGCCGTGGGGGCGATCGCCGGACTCGGGCTGGCCCGGAACGCGCTGGCGACCGACGTCGTCCTCGAGATCGTCTCGTGGTGGATCGTCGCGCCGCTCATCGCGTTCTGGGTCAGCGGCGTGGTCGGACGCTACGGCTACGACGCCATCGAGGCGCGCCTGGCGATCGGCGGCGACGGTGGCTCGCTGTTCACCGTCGACACCGACGGCACGATCCCCACGCCGGAACTCACCGACGGCACGACGCCTCGCGAGGCGACCGGTGGCGTCCTGGTCGTCGGGATCGCCTGTTTCATGGCCTTCTCCGCGGGCGCGTCGAACGTCGCCAACGCCGTCGCGCCGCTCGTCGGCTCGGGCCAGTTGACGATGAACGCGGGGATCATCCTCGCGGCGGGAGCCATCGGGCTCGGTGCCGTCACCATCGCCCGCCGGACGCTCGACACGATGGGCGACGGACTCACCGATCTGCCGCTGGCGGCGGCGCTCGTTGTCGCCGTGGTGAGCGCGACGCTCGTGACGGCGCTGTCGGCGATCGGGATACCCGCGAGCTTCGTCGTCATCGCCACGATGAGCACCGTCGGGCTGGGCTGGGGACGGGCGACGCGCGCGGAGGGCCGACTCCTCGTGGAGGCCGACGACGTGGTCCAGGGCATGACCGACCCGGACGTCGCGGTCGGCGACCTCTACCGCCCGTGGGCGACGCTCCGGGTCGTCGCGCTCCAGAACGCCGTCCCGGCCGTGGCGACCGTCGGCGCGTATCTCCTCTTCTCGGCCTGGTAG